GCGATTCGGGAGACGCTGCGCGCTCTGCGTAGTGCTTATCCCGATCGGCGACTGATCGCCGTGCTGGAACCGCGCTCGAATACTTTGCGTCGCAACGTCTTTGAAGCGGATCTGATCGATAGTCTCTCGGGAGCGAATGAGGTGGCGTTGGCGAGTGTTTTCAAGAGCGAAGCGATTCCGACGACGGAGCGTCTGGAGCCTCAGCGCGTCGTTGCGGGGCTGACGCAGATCGGGATACCCGCTCAGCTTTACTCCGATGCGGACGCCATCGTGACGGGTCTGACACCCAGGCTACTGCCTGGAGATGTAGTCGCCATTCTTTCGAACGGCGGATTTGGCGATATTTATACCAAGCTGCCGCGCGCGATTGCAGCTCAGAACAGCGAAGCTGAGAACGGGGAGTAGGCAGAGAATGTTTGCGGCTTTCAAGATGGTGTTTGTGTTTATGGCGCTGGGAATTCCAGCGTGGGTGTTGGGGATGCCCTGGACGCTTCTAACGAAGAGTGTCGATCGCATGTACATCTGGGGAAGACAGGTCGCCGCGCTTGGTGTACGTGCCGCGGGCATTCGCGTGAAGGTCTCCGGGCTGGAGAATATTCCGGCGGAAGCCTGCCTCTTCATGAGCAATCACTGCTCGAATCTGGATCCGCCGATTTTGATTCCGGTGATCCCACGGTTGCCTTCGGTGATGGTGAAGAAGGCGCTGATGAGTCTTCCGCTGCTGGGTTCCGCCATGAAGATAGGCAAGTTCGTTCCGGTAGAGCGGGATAGCAGAGAGGGAGCTGTACGGGCGATGCGCGCCGGGTTGGACGCCGTCCGCTCGGGCAAGTCGATGGTGATCTTTGCCGAGGGAACGCGTTCGCGCACGGGGCGCCTGTTGCCCTTTAAGAAAGGCCTGTTTCACCTGGCGCAGAGCACCGATGCACCTATCGTTCCGGTCGTGCTGCTTGGTACGGAAGCGATGATGGGCAAAGGCGGTTGGCGCGTCTATCCAGGGACTGCAGAGGTGAAGTTTCTGGAAGCTGTAAATACGGCGGCTTTTCCGAAGCGCGAAGATCTGATGGCGGAGGTCCGGAGGCGCATGGTGGAGGCTCTGCCGGAGCATATGCGGCCGTTAGAGTAGAAGAAAAAGCGGATTCCTTCGCTTTGCTGCGGAATGACAAAGAAGCTACGGAGCGACAAACAAAAGGCGGAAGTTATTTCAGGATGGCGTTGTAGCCGTCGCCTTGAAGGCGCAGGCGCATGGCTTCCGCGTCCTTTTTGTTACTGAAGGGGCCGATCTGCACGTGGATCAGCTTATCTCCCGTATTCGTGTGGTTTGAAACGGCGTAGCCGTGGCGCTTGAGTGCAGAGGTGAGTACGTCCGCATCTTCCTGATGGCTGACGGCCGCGATCTGCACCATGATGGATTGCCCGCCGACGACGAGGTTTCCTCCCTGTGATACGACGGGTACGGGTGCCGTCGAGGGTCGCTCCACCGGAGCGGCTGCCCGGAGGGCTGCTGCGGGCGAAGCTAGCGGCGTGCCTGAACTTGGTTTCGGAACGGGCTTGGGTGCTGGGGGCGCAGGTGCTGTCGTGGCTGTCGTGATCGACGGGCTGTCTGAATCGTCGTTGTCGGTTGGCTTCTTTGCCGGGCTGGCAGGACTTCCCGGAGAGGGCTTGAAGTTGCTGAAGCTGCTGCTGTTTGCCGGGGGCGTGGTCTCGGTAGTCTCCGCAACAGGCGCGGGCTGTGCCGACTTGCGACCGAGCGTGTAGCCAAAGCCGAAGAAGACCGCGCAGATCAGGGCGAGGGCGAAGAAGATGCCGAGCACCATGCCGGTGCCAAGAGTCACTTCTTTATCGCGTGAGGAAGAGCGATGGTGGCCGAGATCGTCATCGTCATCGAGCAGATGATTCATGGGTTAGGCGTGATCCTTGGGATCGGTGCCAGAGTTGGGTGCGACGGCGCGATTGAAGAGGGTCATCAGTTCCATGGGCAGAGGGAAGACGATGGTGGTGTTCTTCTCCACGCCAATCTCGGTGAGGGTCTGCAGATAGCGCAACTGGATCGTCATGGGTTGTGTGGAGAGCAGGGCAGCCGCTTCGACGAGCTTGGCGGCGGCGTTGAACTCGCCTTCGGCATGGATGATCTTGGAGCGGCGCTCGCGTTCCGCTTCGGCCTGCTTGGCCATGGCGCGCAGCATGTTTTCGGGCATGTCCACCTGTTTCACTTCGACGGAGATGACCTTGACGCCAAAGGGCGAGGTGTGGCCGTCGATGATGGTCTGGACGCGCCGATTCAGGGCATCGCGGTGGGCGAGCAGTTCATCGAGATCGACTTCGCCAAGGACGCTGCGGAGAGTGGTCTGTGCGAACTGCAGGGTTTGGTAGATGTAGTTGCTCACCTGGATCACGGCGAGCACCGGGTCGACCACGCGCAACGTCAGAACGGCGTTGACCTTGAGTGTGACGTTGTCGCGGGTAATGACATCCTGCGAAGGGATCTCCATCGCTTCCTGCCGCAGACTCATGCGCACAATCTGGTCGAGCGGACGGAATACGAGGATGACGCCGGGCCCGGAGGCGTCCTTACGGACACGTCCGAGCCGAAAGACAACGGCCCGCTCATACTCTTTGAGGATCTTGACGGAGTTGATCAGGTAAAACGCAACGATGACACAGGCGATCAGGATCGGAGTGGCGAGATTCATGGTGATGGCTCCACGTGCGTGAGCGAATTAGAAGTGGAAGACGAAGCCGATAACGGGTTCACTCGTATATGTCCGTTGCTTGGTGGTGATGTACTTCTGTCCGAAGTCTGGAGCCAGATAGAAGAGCTGGCGGAAACCGAGGCGTACCGAGAAGAAGTCCGCGAAGGCCGGGACATCGACGCCCGCCGAATAGTAATAAACCGCGCGCGCCTGGGTGGTAAGACCCTGTCCGCCGTTGACGGTGGGACGGAAAGCGAGCGTGCCGGCGCCGACCGAGGCGTAGGGCTTGGCTCCAAGGAACTCATGAGGAGGATGGACCACGTAGCCGAAGGTGTACTCGTAGGCGTTGGTCTGCGCGCCACCCTGCAGGTTGCAGCAGTCGTAAGTCTCCGTAAAGCGCTGATAACCGATGTTTCCTTCAAGCCCGACGTAGGGACTCTTGGTCGCACGTAGGGTGAACAGGGCTCCGAAGGTATTGCTGGTGTCCTGCGTGACCGTAGCGCCAGCATTGGTCACGCTGCTGGAGGTGACCGTACCCGTCGTCGACTTGGTGAAGACGCCGGTGCCGTTCAGGGCTACGTCGATATGGGAAAGGGCCTTTTCGAGCGGTGTCTGGGTTGCTGCCTGTGCGCGCATTGCGGTGGAAGACATGAGGCATAGCGCGAAGGCCGCGAAGAGGATGCGGGACTGCTTCAACATGAACTTTCGGTACTCCCTTGGCCGTTGCCCGTTGCGGGCAGCCAGCGTCTAGTCTACTCTGCCGTGGCCTGAATTTATGCCCCGGGGCGCGGATTTCCGAGGTACGCTACTCCGTGGGAACGGCGTGTGGCGCGGGAATCACGGTGAGCAACAGGCCCTTCGAGGCGACGATCCGTACGGTTTCCCCCACCATCGCGTGTGTTGCAGGACTCAGGAGCTGCGCAGACCAAATCTCTCCACGCACCAGGACCTGCCCTGAAGGGGCCAGGGGCGTTTGAGCGACGGCGATGCAGCCAAGCATGGCTTCTTCGCCGATACGAACTTTTTCCCGGCGAGCCCGCCCACCCAGAACCGCCAAAGCGCAGGCGATTGCTCCGAAACCGATGCCCGCACCGACCGCAATGCCTCGATTAACCTGCTGCCGGGGATCGTCCGTGGCGATCAGATGCGCGAGCGATGTGACCAGTGCGGCGATTCCAGCCAGTGCGATCAGGCCGCGGCTGGGAAATTTGGCTTCCGCCAGAAGCAGGGCAAGGGCTACCACGAGGAGCGCCGTAGCACCGGGGCTGAGGTGCATCCTCTGCAGCTCGAAGAGCGCGAGCAGGACGCAGAGGACCCCGACAGCGCCGGGAAGGACAGCGCCCGGAGCGTTGAACTCGATCAGGATAAGAAATCCACCGAGCGCGAGTAGAAGCACCGCGGCGTTGGGGTTTGCGAGATAGACGGCATGGGCGGCGGGAGTCTGCTGGGCAGCCAGAGCAAACGGAAGGCAGCAGGCGATCAGGATCGCAAGATGCCGACGCGCCCCGGAGAAGCTCATGGCAGTTGGGTGCCGCGCGTCGCCAGCGCTTGGCGGAGGCCGAGTGCGGCGCTGTTAGTGGGTTCCAGTTGTAGCGCGTGCGATACGTTGGCCGCAGAGGCGGCGTTTGCGCCGGTTTGCAGGTCGAGCCGTGCGAGCACCAGGTAAGCCTGGACGTTGGGTTTCAGCGTAATGGAGGTCTGCGCCTCGGTGCGCGCCTCGGCTGTGTTGCCGCTGCGCTCGCGCACTTCTGCGAGGCCCGCGTGTGCTGCTGCGTTCTTCGGATCGGCGTTCGCCGCGGATTGAAACTCGCGCTCGGACTCGAGAACAAGGCCTTGAGCGAGGTAATCGCGGCCAAGCTGGGTGGTCTGAGCGGCGCGCTCAGAGGGCGGAAGTGCCGCCATCTTCATGAGGCGGAGTTGGTCAAGCTGAAAAGCGGCTTGACGGAAAGAGGCCTCGGAGTATGTGCGACGAACCCGTTCTTGCGGATCGAATCCATTGCTGGTCTTCTGTGGTGCGGCTACGGAGAGGGCTGTGCGCAGTTCCGTTGCTTCGCCATCGTTGGTGTGGATCTGCAGAGCCTTGTCGATCTCAAGGCGCGCGTTGACGAAGTCTCCACGGCGGCGCAGAGCTACCGCAATATTGAAGTGGTAGTCGGCATCCTGCGGATCGGCAGCGGAGGCACGCTGCAAGAGCGGCGTCGCGTCTTTCTTCTGCCGGGCCTGAGCCACGCCCTGGTTATTGACGACTTCGGGCAGGGGAAGACGGCTGGCGACAAAGCCAAAGGAGCTTTCGGCGTCAGCGTAATGCGCCGTGTTGAAGCGGGCCAGGCCGCGATAGAAGCCTGCCTCAAGCGCCAGAGGACTGTTCGCGGGGATCCTGGCAAAGGTGGCTGCAGCGCCGTCGTAGTCGCGCACAGCATACTGCGCCTTCCCCAACGCAAGCAGCGCTGCGGGATAGGTGGGCGAGATGAGAACTGCCGCCTGGAGACGCTTAAGGCGCTCGTCGTCGTTTAGCGTGCTGATGCCGCGGATGTAGTTTTCGTAGGCATCGAGCTTGATGTCATGCGAGGTGGCGACGAAGGTACCGAGCGCCACGTTGAAGTTGGGATCCATCTGCTTCGCGATCTTCCAGGCGATGCTGTTTTCGAGATCCAGCAGGCGCGGCAGGTCCGACGAGTCATCCATGGGCTTCGACAGGGACAGCTGGTTGATGCGTAGTAGCTGTGCCTGTGCAGAGACCTGATTGTCGCGCATGGAATAGCTGCCGACGACGACATACTCGGCGTCCAGCGTCTGTGCGATGCGGATGGTGGTCGCGCGCGACGGGCGGAATCCCGGGGGCAGACCGAGATGGTCGAGCGCGTACTGGCGGTCGTCCCTGCTGATGGTGAGGAAACCGGCGGATGTCAGGCGCTGGTTGAGCGTCTCGGCGAAAGACTCGCCGATCCAGTCGAGCGACGGCTGTCCGCTCCGATTGTCGAAGGGAAGAACGAGGACGACACGACCGCCGGTGTCGGTGCTTTGTGCTCGAGACGCGATAGGCATCACGCAGGCGAACAGGACGAGGAAGCAGCGAAGGCGAACGAAGCGTGTCACAGCCTGATTATAGTTCTCGCGGCTTTTCTCGAAGATCAGGGAAGGCGCAGATGGGCGTCCATGGTGCGGGGAAAGCGAAGAACGGCGGCCCACTC
This genomic stretch from Terriglobus saanensis SP1PR4 harbors:
- a CDS encoding lysophospholipid acyltransferase family protein, with protein sequence MFAAFKMVFVFMALGIPAWVLGMPWTLLTKSVDRMYIWGRQVAALGVRAAGIRVKVSGLENIPAEACLFMSNHCSNLDPPILIPVIPRLPSVMVKKALMSLPLLGSAMKIGKFVPVERDSREGAVRAMRAGLDAVRSGKSMVIFAEGTRSRTGRLLPFKKGLFHLAQSTDAPIVPVVLLGTEAMMGKGGWRVYPGTAEVKFLEAVNTAAFPKREDLMAEVRRRMVEALPEHMRPLE
- a CDS encoding tetratricopeptide repeat protein is translated as MAGRPQRRVGRRSSLSPHHGRPSAPSLIFEKSRENYNQAVTRFVRLRCFLVLFACVMPIASRAQSTDTGGRVVLVLPFDNRSGQPSLDWIGESFAETLNQRLTSAGFLTISRDDRQYALDHLGLPPGFRPSRATTIRIAQTLDAEYVVVGSYSMRDNQVSAQAQLLRINQLSLSKPMDDSSDLPRLLDLENSIAWKIAKQMDPNFNVALGTFVATSHDIKLDAYENYIRGISTLNDDERLKRLQAAVLISPTYPAALLALGKAQYAVRDYDGAAATFARIPANSPLALEAGFYRGLARFNTAHYADAESSFGFVASRLPLPEVVNNQGVAQARQKKDATPLLQRASAADPQDADYHFNIAVALRRRGDFVNARLEIDKALQIHTNDGEATELRTALSVAAPQKTSNGFDPQERVRRTYSEASFRQAAFQLDQLRLMKMAALPPSERAAQTTQLGRDYLAQGLVLESEREFQSAANADPKNAAAHAGLAEVRERSGNTAEARTEAQTSITLKPNVQAYLVLARLDLQTGANAASAANVSHALQLEPTNSAALGLRQALATRGTQLP
- a CDS encoding outer membrane beta-barrel protein — its product is MLKQSRILFAAFALCLMSSTAMRAQAATQTPLEKALSHIDVALNGTGVFTKSTTGTVTSSSVTNAGATVTQDTSNTFGALFTLRATKSPYVGLEGNIGYQRFTETYDCCNLQGGAQTNAYEYTFGYVVHPPHEFLGAKPYASVGAGTLAFRPTVNGGQGLTTQARAVYYYSAGVDVPAFADFFSVRLGFRQLFYLAPDFGQKYITTKQRTYTSEPVIGFVFHF
- a CDS encoding slipin family protein, with the translated sequence MNLATPILIACVIVAFYLINSVKILKEYERAVVFRLGRVRKDASGPGVILVFRPLDQIVRMSLRQEAMEIPSQDVITRDNVTLKVNAVLTLRVVDPVLAVIQVSNYIYQTLQFAQTTLRSVLGEVDLDELLAHRDALNRRVQTIIDGHTSPFGVKVISVEVKQVDMPENMLRAMAKQAEAERERRSKIIHAEGEFNAAAKLVEAAALLSTQPMTIQLRYLQTLTEIGVEKNTTIVFPLPMELMTLFNRAVAPNSGTDPKDHA
- a CDS encoding NfeD family protein; translation: MSFSGARRHLAILIACCLPFALAAQQTPAAHAVYLANPNAAVLLLALGGFLILIEFNAPGAVLPGAVGVLCVLLALFELQRMHLSPGATALLVVALALLLAEAKFPSRGLIALAGIAALVTSLAHLIATDDPRQQVNRGIAVGAGIGFGAIACALAVLGGRARREKVRIGEEAMLGCIAVAQTPLAPSGQVLVRGEIWSAQLLSPATHAMVGETVRIVASKGLLLTVIPAPHAVPTE
- a CDS encoding SPOR domain-containing protein, whose translation is MNHLLDDDDDLGHHRSSSRDKEVTLGTGMVLGIFFALALICAVFFGFGYTLGRKSAQPAPVAETTETTPPANSSSFSNFKPSPGSPASPAKKPTDNDDSDSPSITTATTAPAPPAPKPVPKPSSGTPLASPAAALRAAAPVERPSTAPVPVVSQGGNLVVGGQSIMVQIAAVSHQEDADVLTSALKRHGYAVSNHTNTGDKLIHVQIGPFSNKKDAEAMRLRLQGDGYNAILK